From a region of the Panicum virgatum strain AP13 chromosome 2K, P.virgatum_v5, whole genome shotgun sequence genome:
- the LOC120695274 gene encoding uncharacterized protein LOC120695274 yields MYLRHCSGPKTRWDLGSVTQLPSEPLRDYIKRYFANRKMITEVDDRDVIYHFHQGLHSIELWRKMFENNPKTVSDMMAVVNKYADMEDAERTHHRHKDRHDPVDRPRQRDDDSARPGSDRPPRRSKNHDRPGSSKAHERKRGPDNTIAVANRPQQRSSLEQEELDRLLDAKCPWHKNANHTARECHALSNSVAPEEPKRPRLNDRERPGSSRSSRGRGHRNRMPRRDEDNQQGNRSPGTFQEEQVEPLLWSEIPITFDRPDKWVHLPRPGPYPLVVNPVICQIRLARVLIDGGSALDIIFIKTLEDMGFDMTKLVPSDQAFYGIILGAGLTLVGKVTLPVTFGIRDNYHT; encoded by the exons ATGTACCTTCGTCACTGCTCGGGtcccaaaaccagatgggatctggGCAGCGTCACGCAGCTCCCCTCCGAGCCCTTGCGTGACTACATCAAAAGGTACTTTGCTAACCGTAAAATGATTACGGAGGTTGATGACAGGGATGTGATCTACCActtccaccaaggcctccataGTATTGAactatggaggaagatgttcgagaACAATCCCAAGACCGTCTCCGACATGATGGCCGTCGTCAACAAATACGCCGACATGGAGGACGCCGAGCGCACACACCATCGCCACAAGGACCGCCACGATCCCGTTGACCGTCCTCGCCAAAGGGACGACGACTCGGCACGTCCAGGCAGCGATCGTCCTCCACGACGCAGCAAGAACCACGACCGCCCCGGGTCGTCGAAGGCTCACGAGCGCAAGCGCGGCCCCGACAACACCATCGCCGTCGCCAATCGGCCCCAGCAGCGCAGCTCCCTTGAACAGGAGGAGCTCGACAGGCTCCTTGACGCCAAATGTCCCTGGCACAAGAATGCCAACCACACGGCGCGTGAGTGCCACGCCCTCTCCAACAGCGTCGCCCCAGAAGAGCCTAAGCGACCTAGGCTCAATGACCGTGAAAGGCCGGGTAGCTCCAGAAGCTCCCGTGGCCGCGGCCACAGGAACCGCATGCCCAGGCGAGACGAGGACAATCAACAAGGCAATAGATCACCCGGCACCTTCCAGGAGGAGCAGG TCGAGCCCCTCCTCTGGTCGGAGATCCCGATCACCTTTGACCGACCCGACAAGTGGGTACACCTGCCCAGGCCGGGTCCTTACCCACTCGTGGTCAACCCAGTGATCTGCCAGATCCGTCTGGCCAGGGTGCTCATCGACGGGGGTAGCGCCCTCGAcatcatcttcatcaagacACTAGAGGACATGGGCTTCGACATGACCAAGCTGGTCCCATCGGACcaggccttctacggcatcatcctGGGTGCCGGCTTGACTCTGGTCGGCAAGGTCACCCTCCCGGTCACCTTCGGCATTCGGGACAACTACCACACGTAG
- the LOC120695275 gene encoding uncharacterized protein Mb2253c-like, whose amino-acid sequence MYFDGALNLDGAGAGILFISPRGEQLKYVLQLLFKATNNAAEYEALIHGLRIAASLGIKSLITYGDSKVVIQQVNKDWDCTQEKMDAYCKEIRKLEAHFYGLEFHHVLRDYNVAADVLFKLGSKRALIPAGVFVQALNSPTVKIEEEPPTKPDLAPALGQEVLVTDPDWRAPVLDFIINNKVHERLARRAANYVVIGTELFRHSASWGTLSMCISQQDGV is encoded by the coding sequence ATGTACTTTGACGGTGCCCTCAACCTCGACGGCGCCGGTGCAGGCATCCTCTTCATCTCCCCGAGAGGTGAGCAACTAAAGTATGTCCTACAGCTActcttcaaggccaccaacaatgcggccgagtacgaggccctcatcCACGGTCTCAGGATCGCGGCCTCCCTTGGCATCAAAAGTCTCATCACCTACGGCGACTCCAAAGTCGTCATCCAGCAAGTAAACAAGGATTGGGACTGCACTCAGGAGAAGATGGACGCCTACTGCAAGGAGATACGCAAGCTAGAGGCCCACTTCTACGGCCTGGAATTCCACCACGTCCTCCGGGACTACAACGTGGCAGCCGACGTACTCTTCAAACTGGGCTCCAAGCGGGCACTCATCCCAGCTGGAGTCTTCGTGCAGGCTCTCAACTCCCCCACTGTCAAGATCGAGGAGGAACCTCCCACCAAGCCTGACCTAGCGCCAGCCCTAGGCCAGGAAGTACTAGTCACCGATCCAGATTGGCGAGCCCCGGTACTCGacttcatcatcaacaacaaggTGCACGAGCGACTCGCCCGCCGAGCCGCAAACTATGTCGTCATCGGAACCGAGTTATTCAGGCACTCGGCCTCCTGGGGAACACTTTCCATGTGCATCTCCCAGCAAGATGGAGTCTGA